One genomic segment of Stigmatopora argus isolate UIUO_Sarg chromosome 1, RoL_Sarg_1.0, whole genome shotgun sequence includes these proteins:
- the naa10 gene encoding N-alpha-acetyltransferase 10 isoform X2, with protein sequence MNIRNARPEDLMNMQHCNLLCLPENYQMKYYFYHGLSWPQLSYIAEDENGKIVGYVLAKMEEDPDDVPHGHITSLAVKRSHRRLGLAQKLMDQASRAMIENFNAKYVSLHVRKSNRAALHLYSNTLKFQISEVEPKYYADGEDAYAMKRDLAHMADENCNVP encoded by the exons ATGAATATACGAAACGCCAGG CCCGAGGACCTTATGAATATGCAGCACTGTAACTTACTGTGTCTGCCAGAAAACTACCAAATGAAGTACTACTTCTACCACGGATTGTCTTGGCCACAG CTGTCTTACATTGCAGAGGATGAAAACGGCAAAATTGTGGGTTATGTACTGGCAAAGAT ggagGAAGACCCAGACGATGTGCCGCATGGACACATTACATCGCTG GCAGTGAAACGTTCCCATCGACGACTAGGTCTGGCTCAGAAGTTGATGGACCAGGCTAGCCGCGCCATGATTGAGAACTTCAACGCCAAATATGTCTCGCTTCACGTGCGCAAGAG TAACCGGGCGGCCCTGCACTTGTACTCAAACACACTGAAGTTCCA GATCAGTGAAGTGGAGCCCAAGTACTACGCAGACGGTGAGGACGCCTACGCCATGAAGAGGGACCTAGCCCACATGGCAGATGAG AATTGTAATGTCCCTTAG
- the naa10 gene encoding N-alpha-acetyltransferase 10 isoform X1, translated as MNIRNARPEDLMNMQHCNLLCLPENYQMKYYFYHGLSWPQLSYIAEDENGKIVGYVLAKMEEDPDDVPHGHITSLAVKRSHRRLGLAQKLMDQASRAMIENFNAKYVSLHVRKSNRAALHLYSNTLKFQISEVEPKYYADGEDAYAMKRDLAHMADELRKPGPRLPGQEAPSVSADPERENGRDSGGESKELSEVSEATESTDVKDSSSDSQ; from the exons ATGAATATACGAAACGCCAGG CCCGAGGACCTTATGAATATGCAGCACTGTAACTTACTGTGTCTGCCAGAAAACTACCAAATGAAGTACTACTTCTACCACGGATTGTCTTGGCCACAG CTGTCTTACATTGCAGAGGATGAAAACGGCAAAATTGTGGGTTATGTACTGGCAAAGAT ggagGAAGACCCAGACGATGTGCCGCATGGACACATTACATCGCTG GCAGTGAAACGTTCCCATCGACGACTAGGTCTGGCTCAGAAGTTGATGGACCAGGCTAGCCGCGCCATGATTGAGAACTTCAACGCCAAATATGTCTCGCTTCACGTGCGCAAGAG TAACCGGGCGGCCCTGCACTTGTACTCAAACACACTGAAGTTCCA GATCAGTGAAGTGGAGCCCAAGTACTACGCAGACGGTGAGGACGCCTACGCCATGAAGAGGGACCTAGCCCACATGGCAGATGAG CTGAGAAAGCCCGGCCCCCGCCTGCCGGGACAGGAGGCGCCATCGGTTTCCGCTGACCCGGAGAGAGAAAACGGGAGGGACAGTGGCGGGGAAAGCAAAGAACTAAGTGAAGTCAGCGAAGCCACCGAAAGTACGGACGTCAAAGATTCTTCTTCGGATTCCCAATGA